The sequence below is a genomic window from Sorangiineae bacterium MSr12523.
ATCAGAGCAGGTTCGCGGCCAGCTCGGCGAGATCGCTGCGCTCGCCCTTGGCAAGAACGATGTGGCCGGCGAGGCGCTCGCCGCGGAATTTCGCGGCGGCGATGGTGAGGCCATTGGATGCGCTGTCCACGTACGGATTGTCGATCTGGCCGGGATCGCCCGTGAGGACGATCTTCGTCCCGTCACCTGAACGCGTCACGATGGTTTTGACCTCGTGCGGCGTCAGGTTCTGCGCCTCGTCGACGATCATGAATTGCTGCGGCAGGGAGCGCCCGCGGATGTACGTCAACGGCTCGACTTGAATTTGCCCGCTCTCGAGGAGCTCGGCGTAAACCCGGGGTCCTTTTCGTGCGCCGCTCGAAAAGAGGAACTCCAGGTTGTCGAAGATGGGCTGCATCCAGGGGTTGAGCTTCTCGTCGACGTCGCCGGGGAGGAATCCGATGTCGCGGCCCAAGGGCATGACCGGACGCGAGACCAGCATCCGCGTGTAGATGCCGTCTTCGACCGTGCGCTTCAAGCCGGCGGCCAGCGCCAGCAGCGTCTTGCCCGTGCCCGCCTTGCCGACGAGCGTGACCAGGCGGATCGACTCGTCGAGCAGCAGGTCGATGGCAAAGCTTTGCTCTTTGTTGCGCGGGCGAACGCCCATGACCCCCTCGCGCGGGGTCCGCAGGGCGCAGACTTCGCGCTTCGTGGCATCGTAGCGCCCCAGCGCCGTGTGCGAGGGGTTGGAGCGGTCGCGCAGCAAGATGCAGGTGTTGGGCTGCAGGTCGTCGAAATTCGTCGGGGTGTAGCGCCCGTCGTGGAAGAAATTGTCGATCTCGCCGCTGTCGACCTCGAGCTCCTTGATGCCGGTGTCGAGTTGGTCGTCTTCGACGCGGACGTTCTCGTAGGTCTCGGACACCATGCCGAGCGCATCGGCCCGGATGCGCAAGTTGGTATCCATCGTGACGAAGATGGTGGGCCGCCCTCCGTCCTGCTCCCGCACGTCGAAGGCCGTCTGCAAGATGGCCTGGTCCATGGCCGCCTTGTCGATGGCGCTGGGCAGCTCCGGCCGCTGGGCGGGGACGGCCACGCGCAGGCTCCCGCCCGAATCGAGCGTCACACCCTTGGCAAGCGACCCGCCCTTTTCGCGCAACTCGTCGAGCACGCGGGCAATCTGGCGCGCATTTCGGCCGCGTTCCGAGCCCTCCCTCTTGAACTGGTCGACCTCCTCGATGACGTAGATCGGGATGATGACGTTGTTGTCTTCGAAGCGGAAGACGGCGCGCGGATCGTGCAGGAGGATGTTCGTATCGAGGACGTAGTTTTTCTTCATGTTCGTGGAGCGCGGGCGTTCTCGCCGGCTAGGACCCCTTGCCTTTTTTGGAGCGTACCTCAAGTTCCAGCGCCGTTTCTGCTAAGATTTTACCGACCGAGAATGCTGGCCGCGTGGCTGAGACAGGTCGATCCGCTGCTGCGCGAGCTTTCGCAACGCGTTACCCTTTTGGGAGCAGCGACCCCAGCCAACGCACGCGAAGAACGCGTACGCCTGCAAGCATTGGCCGCCTCGGGAAAAGATGCCGTTCCCGCATGGGAATACGTGCCGCGCGACATGTCCGTGCTGCGCCGCCAATTGGATGCAGTTGCATCTGCGTTGCGGGAAGTGCAGACCGAACCGCTGGCCGATCTCTACATGGCGCGCGTGCAAGAGTGGCGGCTCGAGGCTCGACTTTGCGAATGCGTCGGCACCCAGGAAGCAGGCTCACTCGCCGCACGAAGGTTCGCCTCGTTCGATGACGACACGGAGGCCGCCGCCGATAGCCTTGCCGAGAGCTGGATGGAGGGTTCGGGCCCGGAATCGGAGGGCGATCTGCTCGAAACCGACTCCCCTGCCCCCGAGTCCCTTTTGTCCCTGTTGCAGGCCGAAATAGGCCGCCGCCGCATTCCTTTTGCGGTCGTCGTGCACCCGCACCTGTCGGCGCTGGCGGCGACGGGCCATCGAACCGTGTTGGTCGCGGCCGGAAGGCGCATCAGCCCCGAGACGGCGCACCGCACGGTGCTGCACGAAATCGAGGGCCACGTTCTCCCGCGGGCGCGGGCGGCGCATGCACCCCTCGCGCTCTTCTCGGTGGGCACGGCCCGAAGCTCCGATGAGCAGGAGGGCTATGCCCTCTTCCTCGAAGATCGACACCACTTCCTCTCGCCGTCACGACGGCGCGAGCTCGCCGGTCGCTACCTCGCCGTGCGCGGCATGCGCCAGGGCGCCACCTTCGTCGAGGTGGTGCGCTATCTCGCCGGCGCAGGCATCGACCCGCGCGACGCCGTCGTCATGGCCGAACGCGCCTTTCGCGGCAGCGATGGCACGTTCCCCGGCCTGGGTCGCGAACGCGTTTACCTCGAGTCGTACCTCCGCGTGCGCGCGCACTTGGACGAAGCTCCCGACGATGAAGCCGTGCTCGCCTCCGGCCAGCTCGCCCTCGACGCGGTGGAGACGCTCAGGCCTTGGTGCGCTTTGCCTTAGGCCTCGGTGCGCTGCTCGCGAGCGTCATCGCGCGGAGCGTCTCCATCACGTCCGACACGATGGTCTTCGAGCCTGGGGCCAACTTGGTCGCTTCGACCTGCGGCATCTCTTCGGGGAGCTTCATCCCGACGCACCCGTCGAGCAGCAGGCACGCGAGCCCGTGCACCACGGACCACCCGAACACGATGAGCGCCTTCTCCGAAGGCTCCGCCGGTAGGCCTTCCGCCATGCACCCGTGCACGATCTCGAGCAGCCGATCGAAGGCCTGTTGACCGCACTCCTTCAGGTGCGGGAATCGATCGATGTCCACGAAGTCACGCCGGAACATCACCCGAAATTGCGCGGGATGCTGGTAGGCAAAGCGCACGTAGGCCTCCCCTGCCGCCGCCAGCCGGTCCACCGCGCGCTCCCCAACGTCGCGCACCGAGTCGATCTCGCGATCGAGCAGGATGAAGCCCTGCTCCGCCACCGCGGCAAGGATCGACTCCCGATCCGGAAAATAGTGGTACGGCGCCTGGTGGCTCACACCGGCCCGACGTGCCACCTCGCGCATGCTCAGACTTGCGAGGCCGCCTTCGTCGATCAATTGCACGGCCGCCTCGAGAACGCGGGCCCGCACGTCATCCTCGAACTCGAGCTGCTCTGCGGTTTGGGTCTTGGATCGTCGGGCCATTACGTCAGGGGTCATTGCCATATCAAAAAAATCTTCGGACGCCGAGCACCCGCACGAAACGTGACTCGGTGCCTTGACATTGTCAAGGTCACTATCTAGACACTGTCAGTAGACACTGTCTGGGAGGCGCTTTCATGCGTGCGCGCATTTACTTTGGTCTCTTTTTCATGGGAACTCTTGCCGCCGCGGCATCGATCGCGGGCTGCCAAGGCGCGCCGCGCGAGGCGGTGGCGGCGGAACGCAACCAACCGCCGCTCGTGGCGGTGCGTCTCACACCCGTCCAGCGCGGCCCCGTTTCACGGCCGGTGCGCGGGGCGGGCGTGGTGAAGCTCAAAAACGAGGCGGATCTGTCCTTCAAGGTGGGCGGCGTCGTGACCGCGGTCCTCGTGGAAGAAGGCGCGCGCGTGCGCCGCGGGCAGGTGCTCGCTCGCATCGATCCGACGGAGACCGAGGCCGCGCTGCGCCAAGCTCAAGAGGCCTCCGCCCGCGCCGAACGCGATGTCGAACGCGCGCGCAAGCTCGTCGCGAGCAACGCCGTCCCGGTGATCGAGCTTCAGAACGCAGAAACCGCGGCGGCGTCGAGCAAGGCCGCCGTCGATGCCGCGGCCTTCAATGCCCAGCGCACCGTCATCGTCGCGCCGGACGACGGCCGCGTGGAAAAGCGCACCGTCGATCCAGGGGAAATTGCCGCCCCCGGCGTGCCGGTCTTTCACGTGAGCGGCCGTTCGCGCGGCGCCGTCGTGCGTGTCGGCCTCACGGATCGCGACGTTCTCCGTGTGACGCTCGGCGACGAAGCGCGCGTGATGCTCGACCTTTTCCCCGACGCTCCGGTGACGGGCAAGGTGACCCAGATTGCCGCATCGGCCTCACCGGCCACGGGCACGTTCGACGTGGAGGTCGCGGTCGATCCCACGGCCAAGATCCTCTCGGGCATGACCGCCAAAGTCGAGATTGCACACGTCGAGCGAGATCTCGCAACGGTGCCCATCGCCGCGCTCACCGATGGACGTGGGGATGCGGCCTCGGTGTTCGTCGTCGACGACAAGGTCGCGCGCCGAGTACCGGTCAAGGTGGCATTTTTGAGCCAAGACCGCGCGGCGTTGCTCACGCGCCTCGAAGGGCATGAGCGCGTCGTGGAAGCCGGCGCCGCCGACCTCGACGATGGCACGGCCGTGCACGTGTTGCCATGAGTGAATTCGCCGTCCGCCGCTGGCAATTCACCTTGGTGGTGTTCCTCGCGCTCGCCGCGCTGGGGATCAACTCGCTCATCACCATCCCCAAGTCCGAAGATCCGACGTTCCCCATCCCGACCTTCGCCGTCATCGGTGTCTTGCCCGGCGCGACGCCCGTCGATGTCGAGCGCCTGGTGATCGATCCCATCGAGACGAAGCTCAAGGCCCTCGACGACGTGAAGTCGATCAAGACGGACATCGAGGAGAGCCTCGCGTACCTGCGCATCGAGTTCATCGCCGAAGCAGATGCCGATCGCAAACGCGACGAGGTGCTGCGCGAGGTCAACGCACTGCGACCGACCTTGCCCGCCGAGCTGGTGCGGCTCGACGTGAAGCAGTTCAATACGAAAAACGTGAACATCGCGGAGTTCGCGCTCCTGTCGGACAGCGCGAGCTACCACGAGCTCGACGGCGTTGCCCGCGCGCTCAAGCGGCGGCTGGAGAACGTCGCCGGCGTGGGCGAGGTCGAGACAGCAGGCTTGCCCAAGCAGGAGGTCACCGTCGCGCTCGATCTGGAGCGCATGGTCGCCCTGGGCATCTCCCCCGCCGAGGTGCTCGACACCGTAGGGGCCGAAAGCAAGAACATCCCCGCCGGCAGCGTGGAAACCGGACCGCGCCGCTTCAACGTGAAGACCAGCGGCGACTACGCCTCCGTGGAGGAGGTGCGCAACACCATCGTGCGCAGCGCCGGCGGAAGCAGCGTACGCGTGGGCGACGTCGCCGAGGTCTCGCTGCGCGAGGTGGAGGGCTCGTCGGTCGCGCGCTTCGACGGCAAGCGCGCGGTGCTCGTGGCGGCCAATCAGAAAGAGGGGCAAAACGTCTTCGACGTCAAAAAGGGCATCGACCACGAAGTGGCGTCCTTCGAAAAGACGCTGCCCAAAGGCATCACCCTGACGCGCGGCTTCGATCAATCGCAGAACGTCGGGCATCGTTTGCACGGCTTTTCGCGGGACTTCGTGCTGGCGATTGCGCTCGTGCTCCTCACGCTGTTGCCGCTCGGCCTGCGCGCATCGGCCGTGGTGATGATGTCCATCCCGCTGAGTTTGACCATCGGCGTCTTCTTCTTGAAGGCGACCGGCTTTTCGATCAACCAGCTCAGCATCGTCGGGTTCGTGCTCGCCCTCGGCTTGCTCGTGGACGATTCGGTCGTCGTGGTGGAGAACATCACACGGCATCTGCGCGAGGGCAAGGCGCCGCGGGAGGCCGCCATCGCCGCGACGAAGCAGATCACCTTGAGCGTGCTCGGTTGCACGGCGACCCTGATTTTCGCCTTTCTTCCGCTGCTGGCCCTTCCCGGCGGGCCGGGGCAGTTCATTCGCAGCATGCCGGTGGCCATCATCTTCACCATCGGCGCATCCCTCCTGGTGTCGCTCACCATCGTGCCGTTTCTTTCGAGCCGCATCCTCGTGGCCGAGGGCGAACACGGGAACATCTTCCTGCGCGCGATGACCTGGGCCATCGAGGGCACGTACCGGCGTGCGCTGGTGAAGGCCGTGGCCTTCCCCAAGACGACCCTCGTGATTGCCGCCGCGCTGTTCGTGGGCAGCTTGGGCCTGGTGCCGCGCATCGGCTTCAGCCTCTTTCCCAAGGCCGGCGTCCCGCAATTCATGGTCGAAGTGGAGGCCGCGGAGGGCGCGAGCATGCCCGAGACCGATCGCGCGGCGCGCTTCGTGGAGGAGGTGCTCGCGCGGCATCCCGAGGTGACGAAGGTCGCCACCACCATCGGGAAGGGCCACCCGCAGATTTACTACAACGTGGCCCCGCGCAACGAGAAGGCCAACGTGGCCGACGTCTTCGCCGAGCTTCGCACCCGCGGCGACGGCAACACGCGCCTCTTGGAGCAAATCCGCCTCGAGCTGCGCGAATACGCAGGCGCGCGCCTCGACTTGAAGGAGTTCGAGAACGGTCCGCCGCTGGATGCCCCCATCGCGATTCGCTTGCTCGGCAGCGATCCCGAGGCGCTGGAGAAGGGTGCGGCGCAGGTGGAGCAGATCCTCCGCAGCACGGACGGAACGCGCGACGTGCGCAATCCCTCGCGGGAGCGCCGCACGGATTTGCGGGTGCACGTGGACCGCGACAAGGCGGCCGTTCTCGGCATCGCCGTCGCCGACGTGGATCGCGCCGTGCGCCTCGCCGTCGGCGGCATTGCCGCGGGCAAGTACCGCGAGGACGGCAGCGAGGAGGCATACGACATCCGCGTCACGTTGACGCGCGATCGCGATGTGGTGCCGGCCGCAGCCCCGGGTCTGGGCGTGCTCGATCGCCTCTACGTCGCGACGACGAAGGGCATGCCGCTGCCGCTTTCGCAGGTGGCCACGTTGGCGCTCGAGCCCTCGCCGACGAAGATTCGGCACTACCAGAAAGAGCGCAGCGTGACGGTCACCGCCTACGTGCGGGAGGGATTCAACACGGACCGGCTCACCAAGCAAGTGCTCGCGCACTTGGAAGGTCCCGGTGCGATTCAGCTACCCGCGGGCATTCGATTCATGCCCGCCGGCGAAATCGAGAGCCGCCAGGAGAGTTTCGGTGGCTTGGGAACGGCCATCCTCATCGCGGTGTTCGGCGTGCTGGCCGTGCTCGTGCTGGAGTTCCGCACCTTCAAGAGCACCCTCATCGTGGCCTCCGTCATTCCGCTGGGCATCATCGGCGGCCTGGTGGCGCTGTACGTGAGCGGCAACACGCTGTCCTTCACCGCGAACATCGGCTTCGTGGCCCTGATGGGCATCGAGGTGAAGAACTCGATTTTGCTCGTGGACTTCACCAACCAATTGCGCGAAGAGGGCGTCCCCATCGACGAAGCCATTCGCCGCGCCGGAGAAGCCCGCTTCGTGCCCATCCTTCTCACCACGCTCACGGCCATCGGTGGCTTGGTCCCGCTCATCCTGGAACACTCGAGCCTGTATTCGCCCCTCGCCATCGTGCTGCTCGGCGGGCTTCTGAGCTCGACGTTCCTCGCCCGCGTGGTGACGCCTGTACTCTACAAGCTTCTCGCCCCCGAGATCGAGGTGCGCTCCGACGTGAGCACGACGAGTGGCGCTTCGGTGGAGCAGCCGATGCGGAATGGGAACCAGTCGCCGAATCCGGAGGTGGTGTAAAGGCGGGAGGTGCCCCGGCGGTAAGCGCCCCAGAGGTAACCGTCGGGCCACAAAGGCTCGAAGGCGCTCTTGCCGTTGAAGCCGATTTGGCCTCCGTGGGTATGGCCCGAGAGCGTGAGGTCGACGCCGTGGCGGGCGGCGGGATCGAAGCCCTCGGGCCGATGGGAGAGCAGGAGACGAAAAGCGTCGCTCGGCGCATCGCCCAGGGCGCGGTCGATGGAGCCTTCTAGGAAGGGCTGTATGTTCGTGCGGATGACCACCGGGTCGTTCGCACCGGCGACGTAGAGGCTCGCGCCGCCGACGCGGAGTGTGGTGCCGGTGTCGACCAAAAGCGGCACCGGGCTCGCATCGAAGATGGCGCGCGCTCGACGGACGTCGTGCAGGTACTCGTGGTTGCCGAGCGATGCAAGGACGCCGCAGCGCGCACGGAATTGGTGCGCGAGATGCAGCGCGGGACCGAGCTGGTTCAGGTCGTCGGCGATGTCGCCGGTGAAGACGATCAGATCGGGGCGGCGCGTGAGGCCTTCGAAAAAGCGCTCCAGATCGCGCACGTTGCGCGCGGCACCGAGGTGCAGATCGCTCAGTTGGAGGATGGAGAATCCTTCCAACGCGGGATGCAACTGTCGCAGCTTCGGAAACGTCACCGGGATGGTTCGAAGGGCGGTCGGCGTGACCGCCGCCGAAAAGCCACCCGCCGCCGTGCCCATCGCACCGAGGGGAACCATGGCCGTCGCCGCACCGACGAACGCGCGACGCGACATGAGGGGTGCATGCGACGGGGCCGGCGGCGCCTTGCGAAGGAGCGCAAACGCGAACACGACGCGCACGAGCGCCGCAAGCGGCAAGCTGGCCACGCCGAAGCCCGTCACGATCAGCCCCACCGAGGCAACGATGGCGCCCCAATACGAGACGACGAACCAGTCGAGACCGACCGACCACGCCGCATGCGCTGCGAGCAATATGGCAAAGACGGCGACGTAGGCGAGGCGCAGACCGCGCCGCCGCCACGCGGCGCGGTGCAGAACGCGAAGGAAGACCGCGCCGAGCAGCGCGAGGATCGAACAGAGTGACAGCGATTGCGTCAGCGACAAGAAAGGCCACATCTCGGGTTTCCTCTCAGAGTGAATCGATCTCGGCGCGCAAAGTTGCCTCGGCGTGTTCGTCGTCGCTTCGCCGTTTGAAGCGGGTGGCGAGGTACACGAGCCCCACCACCGCGGCGCCCACCGCGATGACCACGCCGAAGAACACGCCCTCGGTCTTCTCGGCGCGGTCCACGAGCTCTCCGTCGATGCCCTGACGCTCGCGGATGGCCGGTGTGGCCCGCAGAACCACCGCGGGACCATCCCACCGGAGACCGAGCAACTTTCCCTCGTTCAAGGCCGCGCGGTACGTCGTGTGCGGGATATCGCCCAGGGTGATGGCCATCGCCGTCGCACGCGAATGCGGATCGAGCGACGTTCGCGGCTCGAAGGAGACGTCCTCGCTGGCGAAGGCCACCACGTGCGTATCGACGTGCTCGAGCAAGGGCGGCGTGACGCGCGCGTCCGAGCCGCGGCGCACGTTCTTCGTGCGCACCGAGAAGGAGATGGGGCCCGTGGCGACGCGTTCGGGCTGGTAGATGGTGACGCCGACGATGCGGCCGTCCCGTTCGATGGGTGCTTGCCGGCGTTTGACGGCGTCCACCAACGTCGAGCCTTCGGGCAGCGGGTACGCGAAGTCCAACGCCACCCACGATGCGTCGTCGTGCATCACGGTGCACGTGACCTTCGAGTCCCAGACGAGCTCCTCGCCGTTCGAGACCACCGTTGCGACATACACGGCAGGATGGCAGTCGATCATTGCTCGCTCTCCATCGGCTTGACGCCGTCGATGCCGCGCTCGATCAGGGTTCGCTCCTGCAGAATCGGCGTGGAGATCGAGGCGAGCTGAAAGAGCGCGGCGCCTTGCAGAACGAGCAACAACGCCACCGGCACGACGAATGGCACCCATGTTCCACCCGCGGCCAGCTTGGAGAGCACCCGCAGGAAAATCGCGAACGATACGCCGATGGCCACGGCCAACGAGGCGACGGCGACGACCGGCCCAGCCCACGCGCTCGAATATTGATAAAGCGCCACGATGGGCGACAGAAGCGCCAGCACCAAGGAGCCGGTGAACGTCGCCGCCGCGTGACCGAGCACCAGATCGGAGGCGCGCCCCGTGGTCGAGGTCAGACGAAAGACGAGAAGCCCCAGCGGGAGCGCCGCCAGCACCGACGCCAAAAGAAGGAGCGGCACCTTGAACGCACTGTCCAGGCCGAAGTGCGCCTGATGGCTGCCCGCGGCGATTCCCCAGACTCCCGCGAGAACCAATGCCCCCAAGAACGCCATCGACGAAAGAAAGATGCGCTGCGCACGGCCAATCTCGGGCCGCGTGCCCGCACGGGAAGGACCAACGACATCGACGAGCTGCGAAAAAGCCTGCATGGTGAAACCTCCTTGCAGTCCCCACCGTGCAGCCCGCCCATGAACGCCCGGCGCACGCGCCCCGAACGCGGGATGAAACGCATGTGAAAACGGTGTGAAAGCCCCGTCGCCTACGCGAGGCGCGGCAGGCGCACCTCGAAGGTCGCGCCGCTTTCCGGCGTGAGCACGGCCACGCGGCCGCCGTGGGCCTCGGCCACCGCCTTCACCAGCGAGAGCCCGAGCCCCGTTCCGCGCTGCCGCCCGCGCGTCGTGAAGAAGCGCGTGAACACCTTCGCGCGATCCTCGGGCGCGATGCCTGGGCCGCTGTCGCGAATGGCCACGATGATCTCCGTGCTCGTCACCGCCATGGCCAGCACCACTTGGCCGCCTGGACCTGCGAACGACGCCGCGTTCTCCAGAAGCTCGCCAAAAAGCGCGTCCAGCCTGTGGGCCACCCCACGCACCATCGCCGGCGTTGCGTTCGCGGCCTCGCCCTTCAAGGCAAAGCTCACCTGCGCGTGGCGTGGATCGTCGCGCAGGCTCTCCACCAGCCCGCGCACCAGCGCCGTCAGGTCCACGTCCGAGCGCTCCTCGTTGGGCATGCCCGCCTCGGCACGCGCCAGCTCCAGGAACTGCGTCACCAGCCGATCCAGCTTGCTCGTGCTCTCACGCAGCACCCGCGAAAGACGCTCCGCACGCTGCGCATCGGCGCCCTCCGCCAGCGTGTCGGCCGCAGCACGAACGGCGGCCAGCGGATTCTTCATCTCGTGCACCAAATCGGCCACGAACGCCTCGTTGTCCGCGCGCTTCTTCTCCAGCGCCATGAGCAACACGTTGAACGCATCCGCGAGCACACCCACTTCGTCGCGCCGCTCGGGCAGAAGCTTCGCATCGGGGCTCTCCGCCGTGGCCTTGGCCAATGCCTGCCGCCGCAGGGTTTCGATCGGCCTCACCACCCGGCTGCCCATGTAGAAGGCCAGCGCCAAGGCCATCGGAAAAACGACGACCAACGACAGCCGAAACAGGTGCTCGCGCAGCGCATACACCTCCAGCACCGCGCGGTTCGAGCTTCGCTGCACGTGCACGATGCGGTGCGCACCGTCGTGCGGCGTCACGTAGATCGCTTGGCAAAGCACCAGCGGCAGATAATCGCAGCCCACGTACTTCCCTTCCGTGGAGCGCTTCGCCTCGATGACCTCCGCACGCGCCATCATCGGCCCGAGTTGCTCGTCGAACTCGCGCAACGTCGGCGCGTCTTTCGCACCGAGAAAGAAGGCCTCCATGTGGCTCCCAGGATCGCCCGGCGCATCCTCGTCCACGTCGACCAGCGTGCTTCCCTGGGCGTCGAGCACGCGAAGCCGCACCTTGTACTCACGCGCGAGCCGCTCGAGCTCGGGCGCATTCTCCAGCAGGGGCACCGCAGCCTCCGCCGCGTCGCGAACACTGCCCCACATGTGGCCTTGCACGTTGCGATCGACCTGACTCCACGCGAAAACGAGGAGCGACGGCGCCACGGCCGCCGCCATAATCGCCATCATCACGCGCAGCCGCAGCGAAAAACGCCGCCTCTGACGCGGCAGAAGCCCCGTGTCGCTCATCGCGGGGCGCGAAGGCGGTAGCCGGCGCCGACCACCGTCTCGATGGCGTCGAACCCGGGATCGATCGCCTCCAGCTTGCGCCGCAGCCGGCGCACGTACGTATCGATGATGCGCTCCACCACGACCGAATCGTCACCGCGCACGATCTCCAGCAGCCGGTCACGGGAGAGCACGATGCCCGGCTTGCGCGCGAAGGCCTCCAGCATGCGAAACTCGGTCAAGGTCAGCGACAAGAGCGTCCCCTTGAAGTGCGCCTCGATGCGCTCGGCGTCGATGATCAACTCGCCCACGCGCACCTGGACTGCATCCCGCAGCGCACGCGATTCGACCAACCCGCCCCGCCGGAGCGCATCGCGCCGGAGCAACGCCGTCACCCGCGCCAGGAGAATGCGCGTGCTGAACGGCTTGGCGATGTAGTCGTCCGCGCCCAGCTCGAGGCCCAGCGCCTCGTCGATCTCGTTGTCGCGCGAGGTCAGCAGCAGAATGGGCACGGGATCGCCCTGCGCGCGCAGGCGCCGGCAGAGGGCGAAGCCATCGAGCCGCGGCATATTGACGTCGCTCACGATCGCGTCGGGCGCATCGCGCGCCACGGCATCGAGGCCCGACAGGCCATCGACGGCCGTCGTCACGGAATGCCCCGCGTCCGCGAAGGCCATGGTGAGAACCTCGAGAAGCGCTTCGTCGTCGTCCACCAGGAGGATGCGGGGCATGAGGGATTAGGGATCACCCTAACCCCTAACCCCCAATCCCTCACCCCTTACCGCGCACGCAGACGTTTTCGGACACGGTTTTGCTGCCATATTGATAGATGGCACGGCATTCGTAGTCCTTGCGGCACGATCCGGGGACGCTCGGGTTGCACTTGGGCAGGCAGTAGCCACCCTGCTCGCCGAAGTCGGCGCAGAACGATTCGGGTCGCCCCACCTCGCTCGGGCAGCCATCGGTGCAGGAGGCGATGCACATCCCGCCGTTCGGAAAGCTGGTTGCACACGTCGCGCCCGGTGCGATGCAGTTCGAATCACCCTTGCAGGCCTCGCCGATCCACGCGCCCTGGCCACCGCCGCCGGTGGGGCCGATGTATTGGAGAAACGCCGCGTAATTCTGCCAGATGTTCCAGAAGAGCCAGATATCGCCCTTGCCGGCGCTCACCGCGGGGTTCTCCTGGTAGAGCGCGGCCGTCGATGCATCTTTCGGCGTCACTTTCTGGTTATCGAGCGTGGTCGAGGCCCGGCCCGGAGCCCATCCGCCCGCCGTCTCACCGCCACTGGCAATGGCATCCAGGTTTTGCCGAAGCTTGCGCGCCAGGCAGTTCGCCTGCCGATCGAAGCCCGCCTGCGCGGGATCGCACGTCGTATCGCTCGAACAGCCGCAGCGAAACGCGTACTCCACCCGCGACGCCGGAAAAGGATAAAACTGCGTCCCGACGAGCCCTTGGAGCGCCTGCGCGCGGACGATCATCACGAACGGGTTGATGCGATTGGCCACAGCCGCACGGTAAATCGCGTCCGAAGCGCGCACGCCGTTCGACTGGTACGTGGCGAGAAAGCTCGGCCGTCGATACGGCGTTCGCTCGAAAAAGCGCTGAATCGCGGCCGCGTCGAAGGCCTGCGTATCCTCGAGAACCGCCGGCTCCATGATGGAGTTGGCGTCGAACTTCGCGTCCTCCAACGTGACCAGATCGCTCGCCTCGAGCGGAGAGTCTTCGGACGATTTCGCGCAGCCCACCTCGATCGACGAGAGCAACGTCAACAGCGCAAGCAACGTCAGCGAACGGACAAGCTTCGGGTACGTCAAGAGTTCACCCCGACACGAAATGATGCCGCGACCCACGCGGCCGTGCCAGATACGGCCGCGATCCACCTGCTACCGTGTGTGCACGGGTATCTGCCACCAATCGGTACCGCCGCGGTTGTCGTGCACCACGATGAACATGGTGCCCTCGATGGGATCGTTGGCCGCCTTGTACTTGTTCTCGGCGCCGGACACCTGGCCCTTGGTCGCATCCCAGAGAAGCCGCGACTCGCCATCGAGTTGCCCGATGTCGGCGTAGTAGGCCGCCCAGATCTGCTCGTGCCGATCGCCCTCCTGCACCTCCCAGGAAGA
It includes:
- a CDS encoding efflux RND transporter periplasmic adaptor subunit, producing MRARIYFGLFFMGTLAAAASIAGCQGAPREAVAAERNQPPLVAVRLTPVQRGPVSRPVRGAGVVKLKNEADLSFKVGGVVTAVLVEEGARVRRGQVLARIDPTETEAALRQAQEASARAERDVERARKLVASNAVPVIELQNAETAAASSKAAVDAAAFNAQRTVIVAPDDGRVEKRTVDPGEIAAPGVPVFHVSGRSRGAVVRVGLTDRDVLRVTLGDEARVMLDLFPDAPVTGKVTQIAASASPATGTFDVEVAVDPTAKILSGMTAKVEIAHVERDLATVPIAALTDGRGDAASVFVVDDKVARRVPVKVAFLSQDRAALLTRLEGHERVVEAGAADLDDGTAVHVLP
- a CDS encoding TetR/AcrR family transcriptional regulator, which translates into the protein MARRSKTQTAEQLEFEDDVRARVLEAAVQLIDEGGLASLSMREVARRAGVSHQAPYHYFPDRESILAAVAEQGFILLDREIDSVRDVGERAVDRLAAAGEAYVRFAYQHPAQFRVMFRRDFVDIDRFPHLKECGQQAFDRLLEIVHGCMAEGLPAEPSEKALIVFGWSVVHGLACLLLDGCVGMKLPEEMPQVEATKLAPGSKTIVSDVMETLRAMTLASSAPRPKAKRTKA
- a CDS encoding DUF1704 domain-containing protein: MLAAWLRQVDPLLRELSQRVTLLGAATPANAREERVRLQALAASGKDAVPAWEYVPRDMSVLRRQLDAVASALREVQTEPLADLYMARVQEWRLEARLCECVGTQEAGSLAARRFASFDDDTEAAADSLAESWMEGSGPESEGDLLETDSPAPESLLSLLQAEIGRRRIPFAVVVHPHLSALAATGHRTVLVAAGRRISPETAHRTVLHEIEGHVLPRARAAHAPLALFSVGTARSSDEQEGYALFLEDRHHFLSPSRRRELAGRYLAVRGMRQGATFVEVVRYLAGAGIDPRDAVVMAERAFRGSDGTFPGLGRERVYLESYLRVRAHLDEAPDDEAVLASGQLALDAVETLRPWCALP
- a CDS encoding PhoH family protein → MKKNYVLDTNILLHDPRAVFRFEDNNVIIPIYVIEEVDQFKREGSERGRNARQIARVLDELREKGGSLAKGVTLDSGGSLRVAVPAQRPELPSAIDKAAMDQAILQTAFDVREQDGGRPTIFVTMDTNLRIRADALGMVSETYENVRVEDDQLDTGIKELEVDSGEIDNFFHDGRYTPTNFDDLQPNTCILLRDRSNPSHTALGRYDATKREVCALRTPREGVMGVRPRNKEQSFAIDLLLDESIRLVTLVGKAGTGKTLLALAAGLKRTVEDGIYTRMLVSRPVMPLGRDIGFLPGDVDEKLNPWMQPIFDNLEFLFSSGARKGPRVYAELLESGQIQVEPLTYIRGRSLPQQFMIVDEAQNLTPHEVKTIVTRSGDGTKIVLTGDPGQIDNPYVDSASNGLTIAAAKFRGERLAGHIVLAKGERSDLAELAANLL